In Mustela erminea isolate mMusErm1 chromosome 8, mMusErm1.Pri, whole genome shotgun sequence, a genomic segment contains:
- the GPR17 gene encoding uracil nucleotide/cysteinyl leukotriene receptor, with protein MNGLEVASPGLTTNSSLVISEQCGQETPLENVLFASFYLLDFILAFVGNALALWLFVRDHKSGTPANVFLMHLAVADLSCVLVLPTRLVYHFSGNHWPFGEIPCRLTGFLFYLNMYASIYFLTCISADRFLAIVHPVKSLKLRRPLYAHLACAFLWVVVAVAMAPLLVSPQTVQTNHTVICLQLYREKASQHALVSLAVAFTFPFVTTVTCYLLIIRSLRQGPRVEKRLKNKAVRMIAVVLAIFLVCFVPYHVHRSVYVLRYHGGGTSCATQRVLALGNRVTSCLTSLNGALDPVMYFFVAEKFRDALCNLVCGKRLSGPPPSFEGKTNESSLSARSEL; from the coding sequence ATGAATGGCCTGGAGGTGGCTTCCCCAGGTCTGACCACCAACTCCTCCCTGGTCATCTCAGAACAATGTGGCCAGGAGACGCCACTGGAGAACGTCCTCTTCGCCTCCTTCTACCTCCTGGATTTCATCCTGGCTTTTGTTGGCAATGCCCTGGCCCTGTGGCTTTTCGTCAGGGACCACAAGTCAGGCACCCCCGCCAACGTATTCTTGATGCATCTGGCTGTGGCCGACTTGTCCTGTGTGCTGGTCCTGCCCACCCGCCTCGTCTACCACTTCTCTGGGAACCACTGGCCGTTTGGGGAAATCCCGTGCCGACTCACCGGCTTCCTCTTCTACCTCAACATGTACGCCAGCATCTACTTCCTCACTTGCATCAGCGCTGACCGCTTCCTGGCCATCGTGCACCCCGTCAAGTCCCTCAAGCTCCGCAGGCCCCTGTACGCACACCTGGCCTGCGCCTTCCTCTGGGTAGTGGTGGCCGTAGCCATGGCCCCGCTGCTGGTGAGTCCGCAGACCGTGCAGACCAACCACACAGTCATCTGCCTGCAGCTGTACCGGGAGAAGGCCTCCCAGCATGCCCTCGTGTCCCTGGCCGTGGCCTTCACCTTCCCGTTTGTCACCACGGTCACCTGCTACCTGCTGATCATCCGCAGCCTGCGGCAGGGCCCTCGTGTGGAGAAGCGCCTCAAGAACAAGGCGGTCCGCATGATCGCCGTGGTGCTCGCCATATTCCTGGTCTGCTTCGTGCCCTACCACGTGCACCGCTCCGTCTACGTGCTGCGCTACCACGGCGGCGGGACCTCATGTGCCACCCAGCGCGTCCTGGCCCTGGGAAACCGCGTCACCTCCTGCCTCACCAGCCTCAATGGGGCGCTGGACCCAGTCATGTACTTCTTTGTGGCCGAGAAGTTCCGCGATGCCCTGTGCAACCTGGTCTGTGGCAAAAGGCTCTCCGGCCCGCCCCCCAGCTTTGAAGGGAAAACCAATGAGAGCTCACTGAGCGCCAGGTCAGAGCTGTGA